The Plasmodium yoelii strain 17X genome assembly, chromosome: 8 DNA window ATAAGTGAATTAACTGATTATAAGAATTATAAGGAacttatagataaaaaaaatgatgtgTTGAATATGGATAGTAATATTGCAcctaaattttataaagcatttaaattattatgtgaaaTGTATACTGAATTTGATGAAAACACGTCAAAATGCACAAAATGTTTGGAAAAAGCTAaagaatttgttaaaatatatgaagaaCTTAATGATCCTAATAATGCTAAATATATCGGCTATTGTCAAACATTACctacattatcaaatgattataataatttaaaaaataaatataaagatgATAACCCCCTTCCagaaataaatacaaaaaatgatgCAAAATGTTCTGAACAAACTTCTAAACAAACTAATGTAACAGGATCTGAACAATTGTCTGGAGAAACTTCTGAGGTTACATTATCAGAATCATCACTAGCAAGCAAATTAATTCcggttttatcgatatttgttgcaatagcattttttttgggaatttcttataaggtaaataataaggaattaaaaaaaatattatatatatataaacattaaCGAACAACCGTACGCttcttaaaattttatattagtattcgttatttggatttcggaaacgatttcaaaaacaaaaattaagagaaaagctaaaaaatgtaaagaagagaatgaatcattaataaattattctgaatatgacgattgatttattttaagaaactgcctattgggaagtaatttttaatcataatttttatattgtttttatgttgtaGGTCAGGGTTGTGCTTGCGGAATCCATATTTGGGTTAggattaagtattatattgtattaattttttataatttgaacactaattaaatatacgtatcattccgtatgtttaatcacaagatgaagttaaaaatatgtactcCCAAAGGAGCATtgtcattaatatgaaaggggttatataacatatttataagttataatatatataattgagtgttcatgccgatttaatttgattaaaaaaaaatgtctatattgcatatattaattcatattatgatatatcataattattcattatataaagcttgttaatcataattatattgaattatgcataacataatatgtttctttgtttgataaaacattttatttagcaaaaattatttgtatcatttttttaatttaaattatattttgataaacgaactgtaataatagatgttcataaaatatcgatcgagtaTCGAAAATACAacgatatctataaaatatgttttatgtatctaatatttttagtaataaaataaaaatgtacatattaataaataattacattgtatatatagggatattatccttttaactttcgattatatatagtttcattttatgctaatgttttaaattcaaataatagagatagttctatatacattaatgtatctactataaaggtataatattatattaatcactattaatttttaaactttatagttttgaggcacaaataaattattttttaaatagttaaaagaaaaaatataaatatattaataaaatttaatatcatattttattctaataattataaataatatcataGATATaatgcgttattattatatacttatacatataaactagtaaaatgctataccaataaataatactgaaatatgttaaatttaggaagcatatacaattatatattaatgaaaagtatatataaaaagtatgtaataattaatttgaactaataatatttttattaggttattatatatataaaattcacaaatatattgttattgctaaataatatatgttataaaatacttgatttaaaaactatgaaacgaggaaatattatacattgatttaaagtattttattaagcgtattaattatttcgttgtactatacagtgatatagaagtaacaataataatagtaataacaatagataaagtattaaatacgaacaAATCATTAAATTCATTTGATTTGAATacgttgatatatattattaaacttgtaataagattaaaattatatgcacaaaacatccaatgaaatattataacatttatttaagtatGCTTAATGTGATAACATTAGACTAACATTAccaagcaaaataatattaataattatatagttttcttaaaaatatagtttattataaaatataaaagcaaactatatatttaaaaaagtaataattctaagttatttttaatgtatacatgAACTGAAAGTTTAATGTTAAAGGAATACAATACATAATTAGCTATATAGAATAGGTAAATCTTATATAGCTACAtaattgtcttaaaaaagcatacttcccttatctctcctatctaaaatgcaaatataccaacctaattacacatatttttttattgtactttaaaatttgcatcaatagttatttatatgttaataattaatatctactaagtattatttttaaaacaatatacatttaaagacttatttaagcttataaatacgggacCAGTactaattgtcgttttaaaccgtgagaaagatgtgcaaaatatattataaaattatataataagatatatttctaaatttaattatataagaataaaaataaagttattggacTCATTAACATAGATTGTAAagttatctatattaaataaaataatattaaaattatgtatatgcaattaaaaaagggaacaatgcaacttattttgtaaatgttataattatataaaaataaaagctatataatattagaaataattatataagtatttaatatatctttaaaaatcactatttatatacttttaaggattataataatataattttttattttttaaatttatacagtatttaagttttagaattgaaatcattaaaacataaaatataaatatataccttttctatgttcaaacatactttaaattgtttataaaattatatatatttttataacagaGTTTTAccagatgttagtaagaatagcattttttttataaaatgcatcgtatttatatttaactaaaatgtattaaacaaccctctatttaaggtaatttagctaattgccataaaataagtataatatgattttagtaatagTACTGTGTTATTatcttatattaatttaattattgaaaaacttataatatatttaactacagacagttatatatagggttaaagtatttgcgtcTCATATTTGATgcagtgtatataaaaacagcatgattttattcaatttacaaatcaaaaataatatcccattataatggatgccaaagtggtatatgcaatttttaataataataatttactttacattttttgacattgtattatatataaatatcattaaactttattttaataaattttcaataatacacatttttattaattgtttttaaatgttttcttagtgtgaaaAATTCGAGAATGTATGGAATGATTTTCCCAATACACTGACCGATGATGGAAAGTATCAACTTAAAGATaaaacttttttaaatagttattgttttaattataaatgtgATAGTGATCTCGGAAAAATTAATGCcggatttttttatttgcttaATCAATTTTTTGGGAGTTCTGAGTTATCGCATTAtgggaaaaataatataaatattgttgATTATATTATCCTATGgttaatttatatgttaacCCTAAAGGAAAATTCATTTAATAAtagtataaaatatttttatactacACTTATAAAGAGTGATGTAAAGTATGAAAGTACTGTAGACAATGTTAAAGATTGTCATAATTTTAAGGATATTATAGATAAAAGACATGATTTGACGAAAGAGGACatggataaaaatattatatctaCATTgcatgatgcatttaaattattatgtggAATGTATACTGTTTTTAATGATAACACATCAAATTGCGCAAAATGTTTGGGAAAGGCTAATGAATTTGCTAACAAATATGAAGAACTTAAGAAATATTATAGTAATACTAAAAACAGTTCatttagtaaaatattatctACTTTATCGactgattatgataatttaaaaaataaatgtaacgGTAATTCATCCTTTCCATCGATAGAAATAATACAAAGTTCTGAAAACGATTCTGTAGAAATTTCTGGACTAGTTTCTGAAGTtgcatcatcaagttcgtcgatatcAAAGAActtatttatagttttatcgatatttggtgcaataggattttttttaggaatttcttacaaggtaaataatatggaatttaaaaattattttcattatatatatgcaaacgttaACACAAAATTCATACGTttcttaatatattatattagtattcgttatttggatttcggaaaagagttcaaaaacaatatttaagagaaaaaataaaaaatataaagaagaaaatgaatcattaatatatgattcaaaGAAAGTaactatttcaggaataataataatgatttatatattttaataaactgtctattggaaagtaatttttgcataattttatatagcttttatgttgtggatcAGGGTTGTGTTTATGGAgtccatattcgggttagagctaagtattatatttatatttaattttttacaatttgaatactaattaaatatatgtaccgTCCCATATGTTTAATCTCGAAACAAAATCCAAATATGTAACAAAAAAGGGGATATATCCAATAATATGAAAGGATTGGCATAACATATTTTGTAAGTTACAATACATATGTCTAATtcgttcatatatattataacttcgcattatatattttgttactATTTTTTGGCTAACCATATATAAGAaccataattatatattatataagacTTGTAAGCCCAGAACTATATTCAATTATGCATAAcacaatatgtttctttatttcatGAAggttttatttagtaaaatttattatttatatcatatttatttttatttatatcatgttatacaactgaactgtaataatagatgttaataaaatatagatgcatggaatatcgatcgagaatcgacattGTAACATagtctataaaatataattatgcttctaacattttttgaagttgtaattgtcgttactattatttttttgtattaaaactaattagtaataatagaaGTTGTTTTatacgctttaatttatttatcataagatataataatagattaatcaatattaatttttaaactttatattttgaggtataaacaaattggaaatatattatatttaaaatagttaaaagaaaaaatacaagtatattaataaattttca harbors:
- a CDS encoding PIR protein — translated: MNKEVCEKFKNIWKWLPDELIEGKYQFNDNNSLNNKCNNNNFSNYYCNNNDFSDSYCNIDFQSDFYKINAGFLYLLDEFIKDCGVAPSPAKDHINIVDYILIWLNYMLNLNKSEKDNVTCFYIAYIYNCDKYKTEISELTDYKNYKELIDKKNDVLNMDSNIAPKFYKAFKLLCEMYTEFDENTSKCTKCLEKAKEFVKIYEELNDPNNAKYIGYCQTLPTLSNDYNNLKNKYKDDNPLPEINTKNDAKCSEQTSKQTNVTGSEQLSGETSEVTLSESSLASKLIPVLSIFVAIAFFLGISYKYSLFGFRKRFQKQKLREKLKNVKKRMNH